In Candidatus Methanosphaera massiliense, the following are encoded in one genomic region:
- a CDS encoding RtcB family protein, with translation MVGKADLEKIRDCVYEIPSSARHDMRVPARIYLDEDSIKTIEDGAIEQVANVACLEGIQRRSIGLPDIHFGYGFSIGGVAAFAETNGVISPGGVGFDINCGVRLLKTNLTKEDIQPHMKDLVNELFNKIPSGLGSNGIKHLKESEIDDVLQLGAKWAIENGYGWEEDLKFLEENGCMKNADPEKVSTKAKRRGIPQLGSLGSGNHFLEIQTIDDIYDEETAKAYGVEKDQVVVLIHTGSRGCGYQICADNLRDMDKTAKRLKLNLPDRQLACAPIDSDEGQNYLKAMAAGANYAWTNRQMIQHWVRESFENVFKQDAESLGLNVLYDVAHNIIKKEKHTVGKINKTVYVHRKGATRAFGPGRKEIPEEYRSVGQPVLIPGTMGTSSYLLAGTETAMKETFGSTAHGAGRVLSRSGAKREFSPEEISKQLADKGIILKANSQPVIAEEAPGAYKDIDSVVKTADKTGISKLVARMKPLGVIKG, from the coding sequence ATGGTAGGAAAAGCCGATTTAGAAAAGATAAGAGACTGTGTATATGAAATACCTTCATCAGCTAGACATGATATGAGAGTTCCTGCAAGAATATATCTAGACGAGGACTCCATTAAAACAATAGAAGATGGAGCAATAGAACAAGTAGCAAACGTAGCATGTTTAGAAGGAATTCAAAGACGATCCATAGGATTACCAGACATACATTTCGGATACGGATTCAGTATCGGAGGTGTAGCAGCATTTGCAGAGACAAATGGTGTAATAAGTCCAGGAGGAGTTGGGTTTGATATAAACTGTGGAGTAAGACTATTAAAAACAAATCTAACAAAAGAAGACATACAACCACACATGAAAGACCTTGTAAATGAATTATTCAACAAAATACCATCAGGCCTTGGAAGTAATGGAATAAAACACTTAAAAGAATCAGAAATAGATGATGTTTTACAACTTGGGGCTAAATGGGCTATTGAAAATGGTTATGGATGGGAAGAAGATTTAAAATTCCTGGAAGAAAATGGATGTATGAAAAATGCAGACCCTGAAAAAGTAAGTACTAAAGCAAAAAGAAGAGGAATTCCCCAATTAGGATCACTTGGTAGTGGAAATCACTTCTTAGAGATACAAACAATAGATGATATTTACGACGAAGAAACTGCAAAAGCATACGGTGTAGAAAAAGACCAAGTAGTAGTACTAATACATACAGGTTCAAGAGGCTGTGGATACCAAATATGTGCAGATAATCTAAGAGATATGGATAAAACAGCAAAAAGATTAAAACTAAACTTACCAGATAGACAATTAGCATGCGCACCAATAGATTCAGATGAAGGACAAAATTATCTAAAAGCAATGGCAGCAGGAGCAAACTATGCATGGACAAACAGACAAATGATTCAACATTGGGTAAGAGAATCCTTTGAAAACGTATTTAAACAAGACGCAGAGTCCTTAGGCTTAAATGTATTATATGACGTTGCACACAACATAATCAAAAAAGAAAAACACACAGTAGGAAAAATAAACAAGACAGTATATGTACATCGTAAGGGAGCAACTCGAGCATTTGGACCTGGAAGAAAAGAAATACCAGAAGAATATAGAAGTGTAGGACAACCAGTACTCATACCTGGTACCATGGGAACATCATCATATCTATTAGCTGGAACAGAAACAGCAATGAAAGAAACATTTGGTTCAACAGCACATGGTGCAGGACGTGTATTAAGCAGGTCAGGAGCAAAACGTGAATTCAGTCCTGAAGAAATATCCAAACAATTAGCTGACAAAGGAATCATACTTAAAGCAAACTCTCAACCAGTAATTGCAGAAGAAGCACCTGGAGCTTACAAAGATATTGATTCTGTTGTAAAAACTGCAGATAAAACAGGAATAAGTAAATTAGTTGCAAGAATGAAACCATTAGGTGTAATTAAGGGGTAA
- a CDS encoding MTAP family purine nucleoside phosphorylase → MIGIIGGTGTGSLLETYPITRTELLKTKYGDAPTISILEIDNKEVAYIPRHSEGHSVPPHKINYRANIEALNIIGVNQVYATNSVGSLDTNIQPGDILIPDNFIDFTHNRASTFFDDKVVHIDCTNPYCKDLRNILIYSGDVHPYGVYIATEGPRFETGAEIQFYKMIGGKVVGMTGVPEVVLAKEKQMCYSSICAVTNYAASISPTKLTITEVVDAMKACEEKLINLITNCVKNTDSKRDCTCHHILDEAEI, encoded by the coding sequence ATGATAGGAATCATTGGTGGAACAGGAACAGGTTCATTACTTGAAACATATCCCATAACTAGAACAGAACTCCTAAAAACAAAATATGGTGATGCACCAACAATCAGCATACTTGAAATAGATAATAAAGAAGTAGCTTATATTCCTCGTCATAGTGAGGGACATAGTGTACCACCACATAAGATAAATTACAGAGCAAATATTGAAGCATTGAATATTATTGGAGTTAATCAGGTTTACGCTACAAACTCTGTCGGATCTCTTGACACCAACATCCAACCAGGTGACATATTAATTCCAGATAACTTCATAGACTTTACACATAATCGTGCTTCAACATTCTTTGATGATAAGGTTGTACATATTGATTGTACTAATCCTTATTGTAAAGATTTGAGAAATATTCTAATTTATTCAGGGGATGTTCATCCATATGGTGTATATATTGCAACTGAAGGACCAAGATTTGAAACTGGGGCAGAGATTCAGTTTTATAAAATGATTGGTGGAAAAGTTGTTGGTATGACGGGAGTACCTGAAGTTGTTCTAGCAAAGGAAAAACAAATGTGTTATAGTAGTATTTGTGCTGTAACTAATTATGCTGCTTCCATTTCTCCTACTAAGTTAACTATAACTGAAGTTGTTGATGCAATGAAAGCATGTGAGGAAAAATTAATTAATTTAATTACTAATTGTGTGAAGAACACAGATTCAAAACGTGATTGTACTTGTCATCATATATTAGATGAAGCTGAAATATAA
- the nadA gene encoding quinolinate synthase NadA gives MTDEIIKEIEKLKEEKNAIILAHNYQPKEIQEIADFVGDSLELCIKASDVDDSDMIIFCGVNFMAETAAILNPDKKVLLPDNRANCQMADMISLDELIQAKKEHPNSEVVLYVNSRAETKSEADIICTSANAGKVVSSLESNDFIFAPDHNLGIYAGKQSGKNPIIVPEDGHCYVHTMFKPEDIENARKEYPDAKIVVHPECNDDVRELADYVESTGGMVRLAKDPSIKQLVVGTEIDLCTRLARENPGKEFIPLRRDAFCLTMKIITLEKVRDALKEEKYEVVVDDDIADKARVGIQKMLDLSK, from the coding sequence ATGACTGATGAAATTATCAAAGAAATTGAAAAATTAAAAGAGGAGAAAAATGCTATTATATTAGCACACAATTATCAGCCAAAAGAAATACAGGAAATAGCTGATTTTGTAGGAGATTCACTAGAACTATGTATTAAGGCAAGTGATGTTGATGATTCTGACATGATAATATTTTGTGGTGTGAACTTCATGGCAGAAACAGCAGCTATTTTAAATCCAGATAAAAAAGTTTTATTACCTGATAATAGAGCAAATTGTCAGATGGCTGACATGATATCTTTAGATGAATTAATACAGGCAAAAAAAGAACATCCTAATAGCGAAGTTGTATTATACGTAAATAGTAGAGCAGAAACAAAAAGTGAAGCAGATATAATTTGTACGTCTGCTAATGCAGGAAAAGTTGTTTCAAGTCTAGAATCTAATGACTTCATATTTGCTCCAGATCATAATTTAGGGATTTATGCTGGAAAACAGTCAGGAAAGAATCCTATAATAGTTCCAGAGGATGGACATTGTTATGTACATACAATGTTTAAGCCAGAAGATATTGAAAATGCTAGAAAAGAATATCCTGACGCAAAGATTGTTGTTCACCCAGAATGTAATGATGATGTAAGAGAATTAGCTGATTATGTTGAAAGTACTGGTGGAATGGTTAGATTAGCAAAAGACCCAAGTATTAAACAACTAGTAGTCGGAACAGAAATTGATCTTTGTACTAGATTAGCTAGAGAAAATCCTGGAAAGGAATTCATACCACTTAGACGTGATGCATTCTGTTTAACAATGAAGATTATAACACTTGAAAAAGTACGCGATGCTCTTAAAGAAGAAAAGTATGAAGTTGTTGTTGACGATGACATTGCTGATAAGGCACGTGTAGGAATTCAGAAAATGTTAGATTTATCTAAATAA
- a CDS encoding methylated-DNA--[protein]-cysteine S-methyltransferase, giving the protein MTTYVTYYDSCVGRLTIASDGENITGLWIENQKYYGYKQLDNAVREDGLKIFKKTKNWLDAYFNKENPDISKLSLKPVGTPFRQEVWKIIETIPYGTTTTYANIASIIAEHRNIDKMSSQAVGGAVGHNPISIIIPCHRVVGKNGSLTGYAGGINNKIKLLELEGVDVSKFSLP; this is encoded by the coding sequence ATGACAACTTACGTAACATACTATGATTCATGTGTTGGAAGATTAACTATTGCTAGTGACGGTGAAAACATAACAGGATTATGGATAGAAAACCAGAAATACTATGGCTACAAACAATTAGATAATGCAGTTAGAGAAGATGGACTTAAGATTTTTAAAAAGACCAAAAACTGGTTAGATGCATATTTTAATAAAGAAAATCCTGATATAAGTAAATTATCACTTAAACCAGTAGGTACTCCTTTTAGACAAGAAGTTTGGAAAATAATAGAAACAATACCCTATGGTACAACAACAACCTATGCTAATATAGCTAGTATTATAGCAGAACATAGAAATATAGATAAAATGAGCAGTCAAGCAGTAGGTGGAGCTGTCGGACATAATCCTATATCTATAATTATTCCATGTCACCGTGTTGTTGGTAAAAATGGCAGTTTAACAGGATATGCTGGTGGAATCAATAATAAAATTAAATTATTAGAACTAGAAGGCGTTGATGTTTCCAAGTTTTCTTTACCATGA
- a CDS encoding MFS transporter, with product MSEYSKLDKYVILIAFISSFSFAFISNAVSIALPAIALEFHMSNIMQNWIVTIFLLVLAAASVPFGKICGKYGLRRTYLWGIFIYIFSALMSGLSPNETILFIARIIQGIGTAILSVNVMALITAQVSPKKRGQAIGINVTGVYIGLTLAPTISGIISHNIGWRWIFYITIPLMLIVLYLLLRIDKEWFIDADKSLDVKGSALYMFGIILLLYGFTILYDITGILITIAALIILVLFTRYELRINNPVYDIKLFKNSKFISANIASLISYFATFVVTYILNYHFQYLEGLNAQTTGIILIFTPLLMAIFSPFSGKLSDKIDPQILAAIGMAIVSVALFGLCFLNENTPMYLIIISMILQGIGFGLFSSPNNNVIMGSVDKKDIGTASASTATVRSIGQSFSLGLLTLVFAIVMGNVPIEPSNYNLLVTSSQITMIISTILCVLAVILSLIGLKSDDVLNR from the coding sequence ATGAGTGAATATAGTAAGTTAGATAAGTATGTAATACTTATTGCATTTATAAGTTCTTTCTCATTTGCATTTATTTCTAATGCAGTTTCAATTGCTCTTCCAGCTATTGCTTTGGAATTCCATATGAGTAATATAATGCAAAATTGGATTGTAACTATATTTTTATTAGTTTTAGCAGCCGCATCTGTACCTTTTGGTAAAATCTGCGGTAAATATGGGTTAAGAAGAACGTATCTCTGGGGAATATTTATTTATATATTCTCTGCTTTAATGTCTGGTTTATCACCAAATGAGACAATACTATTTATTGCTAGAATCATACAGGGTATAGGTACAGCAATATTATCAGTTAATGTAATGGCATTAATAACCGCACAGGTCAGTCCTAAAAAAAGAGGTCAGGCTATTGGAATTAATGTTACAGGTGTATATATAGGTTTAACCTTAGCTCCTACAATTAGTGGTATTATTTCACATAATATTGGATGGAGATGGATATTTTATATAACAATACCATTAATGCTGATTGTTTTATATCTATTATTACGTATTGATAAGGAATGGTTTATTGACGCTGATAAATCATTGGATGTTAAAGGGTCAGCATTATACATGTTTGGTATTATATTATTGTTATATGGATTTACAATCTTGTATGATATAACTGGAATCTTAATAACTATAGCAGCATTAATTATCTTGGTTCTATTTACAAGATATGAGTTAAGAATTAATAATCCTGTTTATGATATTAAGTTATTTAAGAATTCTAAATTCATATCAGCTAATATTGCATCACTAATAAGTTATTTTGCTACATTTGTAGTTACTTATATCTTAAATTATCACTTCCAATACCTGGAAGGATTAAATGCACAGACAACAGGAATAATATTAATATTCACACCACTACTAATGGCAATATTCTCACCATTTTCAGGAAAATTATCTGATAAAATAGATCCACAAATACTAGCAGCAATAGGAATGGCAATAGTCTCAGTAGCATTATTTGGTCTATGTTTCCTAAACGAAAATACACCGATGTATCTAATTATTATTTCAATGATACTTCAAGGAATAGGATTCGGATTATTCTCATCACCTAATAATAATGTAATAATGGGATCTGTGGATAAAAAAGATATAGGAACAGCCTCAGCTTCCACTGCCACGGTAAGGTCCATTGGACAATCATTTAGTCTGGGATTATTAACACTAGTATTTGCTATAGTTATGGGCAATGTACCTATTGAACCATCAAATTATAATTTACTAGTAACAAGTAGTCAGATTACTATGATTATATCAACTATACTATGTGTATTAGCAGTGATCTTATCATTAATTGGATTAAAATCAGATGATGTATTAAATAGATAA
- the nrdD gene encoding anaerobic ribonucleoside-triphosphate reductase, with protein sequence MEISNTQITGHIYETNRENANLVKNPEEVSFHLANDILEQYALEMLPEHLRRLHTDCKVHYHDLNSLPHRSINCMQHDARFTAQMGLSPAGLTGRGVYAKPATRLHSFMHQLSEAMHAGQSNLSGGQGIPSFNTFCAPFAEGLSYPEIKKAVQSYIYNMGVLYSSRGGQTVFSSVQMDIGMPEFLRDEPAYAQGGKVVGTYGDYYDESRQILKAFTEEMYRGDGHGHPFLFPNTIYTLTEESFKPEFSEEMELAHKVSAKHGNNYFLNLTGKTSPEYISVMGCRTSLPSNWTGDPLTDCFRAGNLSYASINLPRIGLDCQQNEDLFFEILGERMDLVREYLAFRRNQAEKLFSFNMFPFLNQYDHEGRQYYEINNSTDSFGVVGMDDLCHNMLNKGIETPEGQKFATKVLEFMNNRKDEYSEEENNKIRYSIIGSPAESACGRFAQYDHKLYGDKAYSNGEEGNYYYSNSCHYPVNTNQSLVDKIKWESTTHPLMAGGAILNCWIGESYTDWDSLRSFTDKICNTEARYYTYSSALTICDRCGLSMKGIQDKCVRCGCTDELRTLDKITGYLQNTAGWNNAKQKEFVDRRRVW encoded by the coding sequence ATGGAAATAAGTAATACTCAAATTACAGGACACATCTACGAAACCAATCGAGAAAATGCAAATCTCGTAAAAAACCCGGAAGAAGTCAGTTTTCACTTAGCTAATGATATACTAGAACAGTATGCATTAGAAATGCTACCTGAACATCTAAGAAGATTACATACAGACTGTAAAGTTCATTACCATGATTTAAACAGCCTACCTCATCGTAGTATAAACTGTATGCAACACGATGCTAGATTTACCGCACAAATGGGTTTATCTCCAGCAGGATTAACAGGTAGAGGAGTATATGCAAAACCAGCAACAAGACTTCACAGCTTCATGCACCAATTAAGTGAAGCAATGCATGCAGGTCAAAGTAATTTAAGTGGAGGGCAAGGTATACCATCATTCAATACATTCTGTGCTCCATTTGCTGAAGGTTTATCATATCCAGAAATAAAAAAAGCAGTGCAATCCTATATATACAATATGGGAGTATTATACTCCTCACGTGGAGGTCAAACAGTATTCTCATCAGTACAAATGGATATTGGAATGCCTGAATTTCTACGTGATGAACCAGCATATGCTCAAGGTGGAAAAGTAGTAGGAACCTATGGAGACTACTACGATGAAAGCCGTCAAATATTAAAAGCTTTCACTGAAGAAATGTATAGAGGTGACGGTCATGGACATCCATTCCTATTCCCAAACACAATCTATACACTAACCGAGGAAAGTTTTAAACCAGAATTCTCAGAAGAAATGGAACTTGCACACAAAGTAAGTGCAAAACATGGAAATAATTATTTCTTAAATCTAACAGGAAAAACAAGTCCTGAATATATATCTGTAATGGGATGCCGTACTAGTCTTCCAAGTAACTGGACAGGTGATCCGTTAACAGATTGTTTCCGTGCAGGAAACCTATCTTATGCAAGTATTAACTTACCACGTATAGGATTAGATTGTCAACAAAATGAAGATTTATTCTTTGAAATTCTTGGAGAAAGAATGGATTTAGTAAGAGAATACTTAGCATTCCGTAGAAATCAGGCAGAAAAATTATTCTCATTTAACATGTTCCCCTTCCTTAATCAATATGACCATGAAGGACGTCAATACTATGAAATTAACAATTCCACAGACAGTTTCGGAGTTGTTGGTATGGATGACCTTTGTCATAATATGTTAAACAAAGGAATAGAAACACCAGAGGGACAAAAATTCGCCACAAAAGTACTTGAATTTATGAATAATCGTAAAGACGAGTATAGTGAGGAAGAAAACAATAAGATAAGATATAGTATTATTGGAAGTCCAGCAGAAAGTGCATGTGGACGATTTGCCCAGTATGACCATAAATTATATGGAGATAAAGCATACAGTAATGGTGAAGAAGGTAACTACTACTATAGTAACAGTTGTCATTATCCTGTAAATACTAATCAAAGTCTTGTTGATAAAATTAAATGGGAATCAACTACTCATCCTTTAATGGCTGGTGGTGCTATACTTAACTGTTGGATTGGAGAAAGTTATACAGACTGGGATTCTTTAAGAAGCTTTACAGATAAAATCTGTAACACAGAAGCTCGCTATTACACTTATTCCTCCGCTCTCACTATATGTGATCGTTGTGGATTATCCATGAAAGGTATTCAAGATAAATGTGTAAGATGTGGTTGTACTGATGAACTCAGAACACTTGACAAAATTACAGGTTATTTACAGAATACTGCTGGATGGAATAACGCAAAACAAAAAGAATTTGTAGACAGAAGAAGAGTATGGTAA
- a CDS encoding beta-class carbonic anhydrase, producing the protein MTKVLQEVLEANKKYAAEFGEKSKLPIPPGRKFSIVTCMDARLDPAKFAGLEEGDAHVIRNAGGRVTEDIIRSLIISHKLLGTQEWFIIHHTDCGMLTFTNDEIYDLLSESLESAAIGEDGWYNPVKEGGSEAGQYINFLPINDLAKSVVDDVRTVRNHPLVPANIPIHGYIYEVETGKLVEVKEATEIGKQKNKEQDL; encoded by the coding sequence ATGACAAAAGTATTACAAGAAGTATTAGAAGCAAATAAAAAATATGCAGCAGAATTTGGAGAAAAAAGCAAACTACCAATACCACCAGGAAGAAAATTTTCAATAGTAACCTGCATGGATGCAAGATTAGACCCAGCAAAATTTGCAGGACTAGAAGAAGGAGATGCACACGTAATAAGAAATGCAGGAGGAAGAGTAACAGAAGACATAATCAGATCATTAATAATATCACACAAACTTCTAGGAACCCAGGAATGGTTTATAATACACCACACAGACTGTGGAATGTTAACATTTACTAACGATGAAATATATGATTTACTATCTGAAAGTTTAGAATCCGCAGCAATTGGAGAAGATGGATGGTACAATCCAGTAAAAGAAGGAGGATCAGAAGCAGGACAATATATAAACTTCTTACCAATAAACGATTTAGCAAAAAGTGTAGTTGACGATGTAAGAACAGTCAGAAACCATCCACTAGTACCAGCAAATATACCAATACATGGATATATTTATGAAGTAGAAACAGGAAAATTAGTAGAAGTAAAAGAAGCAACAGAAATCGGAAAGCAAAAGAATAAAGAACAAGACCTTTGA
- a CDS encoding MJ1255/VC2487 family glycosyltransferase yields the protein MKLSIIIPTYNEEEYLPNLLESIKRQNFKEDFEVIIADANSTDKTKEIAESYNCKIVPGGLPGIGRNNGAKVAKGELLLFLDSDSVLTNDYLNLAIKEFEERNLGIAITQIVPLEKGFINEITHEIANYMTKQISHIKPHGAGCYGILTYKSLHEKVNGFDETLDFGEDTDYIERIGKISRFKVLDKPKLLISTRRLEEEGLKNITIKYAKSTAKQMVGKKVTLDELDYSFEHSKSQKKKRIFYSLCGEGLGHAIRSGVVIKYLIDQGYDLIVFASDRAYQYLNSKFDNIYEITGFNTVYENNSVRNKKTFVYNMKDVPSDLKNNMNKMYKLAKKFKPDLIISDFEFYANLLSHIIHVPLISIDNMHVLTEAEYDSPRKYSKDRLFSEAVVHAFIQGADKTLIYSYFFPPLKDEENTRYVDPIIRDEIYKLKPRNGDHILVYQTSDSNKKLIRLLKNNPEKQFIVYGFHKDERDNNILYRAFNEEQLYNDFKDAHCVITNGGFSFITEALQLGKPILSIPVKKQFEQILNAIYIQKLGYGEHHDTINQRILDNFLDNVPEYKKNIRENYRRHIDNSETLNVLKETIEEVLNKSE from the coding sequence ATGAAACTCAGCATAATAATACCAACATACAACGAAGAAGAATACCTTCCAAACCTATTAGAAAGTATAAAACGACAAAACTTTAAAGAAGACTTTGAAGTAATAATAGCTGATGCAAATTCAACAGATAAAACAAAAGAAATAGCAGAATCATACAACTGTAAAATAGTACCTGGTGGATTACCTGGAATAGGAAGAAACAATGGTGCAAAAGTAGCAAAAGGAGAATTACTATTATTTTTAGATTCAGACTCAGTATTAACAAATGACTACTTAAACCTAGCGATAAAAGAATTTGAAGAACGCAACCTAGGAATAGCAATAACACAGATAGTACCATTAGAAAAAGGATTTATAAATGAGATAACACATGAAATAGCAAACTATATGACAAAACAAATATCCCACATAAAACCACATGGAGCAGGATGCTATGGTATATTAACATACAAATCACTACACGAAAAAGTAAACGGATTTGATGAAACTCTTGACTTTGGAGAAGACACAGACTACATAGAAAGAATAGGAAAAATTAGTAGATTCAAAGTATTAGACAAGCCAAAATTACTTATCTCCACAAGAAGACTTGAAGAAGAAGGACTAAAAAATATTACAATAAAATATGCAAAAAGTACGGCGAAACAAATGGTAGGAAAAAAAGTAACACTAGACGAGTTAGATTATAGTTTTGAACACTCAAAATCCCAGAAGAAAAAAAGGATATTTTACTCATTGTGTGGAGAAGGACTAGGTCATGCAATACGCAGCGGAGTAGTAATAAAATATCTCATAGACCAGGGATATGATTTAATAGTATTTGCAAGTGACAGAGCATATCAATATCTAAACTCAAAATTTGACAACATATATGAAATAACAGGATTTAACACAGTATACGAGAATAATAGTGTACGTAATAAGAAAACATTTGTCTACAATATGAAGGATGTTCCAAGTGATCTTAAAAATAACATGAATAAAATGTATAAATTAGCAAAGAAATTTAAACCTGATTTAATAATATCTGACTTTGAATTCTATGCGAACCTCTTATCACATATAATTCATGTCCCATTAATAAGTATAGACAATATGCACGTACTAACAGAAGCAGAATATGATTCACCAAGAAAATATAGTAAAGACAGATTATTTTCTGAAGCTGTAGTGCATGCATTCATTCAGGGAGCTGATAAAACATTAATCTATTCATACTTCTTCCCGCCACTAAAAGATGAGGAAAATACTAGATATGTTGACCCTATAATAAGAGATGAAATCTATAAATTAAAACCAAGAAATGGAGACCATATTCTAGTATATCAGACAAGTGACTCTAACAAGAAGTTAATAAGGCTACTAAAAAATAATCCTGAAAAACAATTTATAGTGTATGGATTCCATAAGGATGAACGTGACAATAACATATTGTATAGAGCATTTAATGAAGAACAATTATATAATGACTTTAAAGATGCACATTGTGTAATAACTAATGGAGGATTCTCCTTTATAACAGAAGCATTACAACTAGGAAAGCCTATACTTAGTATACCTGTAAAAAAACAATTTGAACAAATACTCAATGCAATATACATCCAAAAACTAGGATATGGAGAACACCATGATACCATTAATCAAAGGATTTTAGATAACTTTCTAGATAATGTACCAGAATATAAGAAAAATATCAGGGAAAACTATAGAAGACATATTGATAACTCTGAAACATTAAATGTACTTAAAGAAACAATCGAAGAAGTATTAAATAAATCAGAATAG
- a CDS encoding TatD family hydrolase, with amino-acid sequence MKIPVTDNHIHVNPVGELGPIKTANTFYRSGGTTMIIPNLPAWNLLPNDPMNHEKAMQITIDAVKHINDETPVKAYAVLGIHPIAFDKMIEQGMSIDKAREVMYKNLELAQNLVLEGKAVAIGEVGRPHYNVDDNIWQVHTQIMKYAIDLASDIDCPVQLHMEEADNNTYHELHNLLKDTNLKEYKLIKHYAGSEVLPQETYGITSSVNSSKILIKEALSKTHEHNIKPKFLMETDYMDNPLYPGRVLGPRTVPRRTNSYISKGIMTEEDAYIIHKDNIEKIYSISLE; translated from the coding sequence ATGAAAATACCAGTAACAGATAATCATATACATGTAAATCCAGTAGGAGAACTAGGACCTATAAAGACTGCAAATACTTTCTACAGATCTGGTGGAACAACAATGATTATACCAAATCTGCCTGCATGGAATCTATTACCAAATGACCCTATGAATCATGAAAAAGCAATGCAAATAACAATAGATGCAGTAAAACATATAAATGATGAAACGCCAGTTAAGGCATATGCAGTACTAGGAATTCATCCAATAGCCTTTGATAAGATGATTGAACAGGGAATGTCCATAGATAAAGCTAGAGAAGTAATGTATAAAAATTTGGAATTAGCACAGAATCTTGTCTTGGAAGGTAAAGCTGTAGCAATAGGAGAAGTAGGACGTCCACATTATAATGTAGATGATAATATTTGGCAGGTACATACTCAGATAATGAAGTATGCAATAGATTTAGCTAGTGATATTGATTGTCCTGTACAATTACACATGGAAGAAGCAGATAATAATACTTATCATGAATTACATAATCTCTTAAAAGATACTAATTTAAAAGAATACAAGTTAATTAAGCATTATGCAGGTAGTGAAGTATTACCCCAGGAAACCTATGGAATAACATCATCAGTAAATTCTAGTAAAATCTTAATAAAAGAAGCATTGTCTAAAACACATGAACATAATATTAAACCTAAATTTCTCATGGAAACAGATTACATGGATAACCCATTATATCCTGGAAGAGTATTAGGTCCGAGAACAGTTCCTAGAAGAACTAATAGTTATATATCCAAGGGGATAATGACAGAGGAAGATGCATATATTATTCATAAAGATAATATTGAGAAGATTTATTCAATAAGCCTGGAATAA